The sequence ctgcccctcctcttcccctcctttaCCCTCCCCATGACCTTTAACCTCTCAGACAGGGGCAACACCAGTTCAGCGACACCCTCCATCTGGAACCACGacgccctctcctcttcctcctcctcctcctcttcctcctccggcCTCCAGAACACCACCCAGGTGTGGTATGAACTCACCCCAGCGGAGGTGGCTGTTCTGGGGCTGGTGTTCAGCCTCCTGTGGTTGGTGTCCATCCTGGGTAATGTTCTAGTGTGTGTAGTGATCCACCGTAGCAGAAGGAGTCAGTCCACTACCAACTACTTTGTGGTGTCCATGGCCTGTGCCGACCTGTTGCTGTCCCTGGGCTGTgctcccttcatcctcctccagGTGACCTGCGGGGGCTGGCCTCTCAGCGCTGCCGCCTGTAAGACTGTTCGTTACCTGCAGCACCTGTGTCCTGGTGTCCAGGTGTATGTTCTGCTGTCCGTCTGTGTGGACCGGTTCTACACCATTGTGTACCCACTGAGCTTCAAGGTGTCCAGGGAGAAAGCGAAGAGGATGATCCTGGCCTCCTGGATGTTGGACGCCGCTttcgtctctccctgtcttttcttCTACGGCTCGGAGACGGCGGCGGCGGAGGACGGGGGAGGGCACTGTGACTTCTTCCTGCCGGCGGGAAGCTGGGAAGGTGTTCTGTACGGTTCCGTCCACCTGCTCCTGGGGTTCCTGGTCCCAGCTGTCCTCATCGTGTGGTTCTACCAGCGCGTGGTCCACTACATCTGGAGGATCGGCGCTGACGGACACACGGTCAGGAGAACCATGAACATCGTCCCCAGGACTAAAGTGAAGACCATCAAGATGTTTCTCATGCTGAACGTGGTGTTCCTCCTCACCTGGACCCCCTTCTACGTGGTCCAGGTGTGGCACCCTAGTGAGGCCCCGGGCCCCAGCAGACAGGGGGCTCTGGTGTTCTGCTGTGTGGTCTGGGTGTCCTTCAGCTCCGCCGCCTCGAAACCCTCGCTCTATTCCGTCTACAACGCTAACTTCAGACGCGGCATGAGGGAGACCTTCTGCACGTCCTCTATGAAGTGTTACCGTAGCAACGCCTACACCATCACCGCCAGCTCCCGCATGGCCAAGAGTAACTACGTGGGCGTGGTGGATATCCCCGTGGCGACCAAGACGACGCTCACCAAAGACTCCGTCTACGACACGTTTGACCGCGAGGCCAAGGAGAAGAAGTTGGCCTGGCCAATCAGAGCCAACCCTCCCAACACCTTCGTCTgacgagaggggagggagacaaggTTTAACTATCAATCAGAGCCGACCCTCCCAACAACCTTCGTCtgacgggaggggagggagacggggTTTAACTATCAATCAGAGCCAACCCTCCCAACACCTTCGTCtgacgggaggggagggagacaaggTTTAACTATCAATCAGAGCCAACCCTCCCAACACCTTCGTCtgacgggaggggagggagacaaggTTTAACTATCAATCAGAGCCGACCCTCCCAACAACCTTCGTCTgacgagaggggagggagacggggTTTAACTATCAATCAGAGCCAACCCTCCCAACAACCTTCGTCTgacgagaggggagggagacaaggTTTAACTATCAATCAGAGCCAACCCTCCCAACAACCTTCGTCTgacgagaggggagggagacaaggTTTAACTATCAATCAGAGCCGACCCTCCCAACAACCTTCGTCTgacgagaggggagggagacagggtttAACTATCGATGCTTCATTTCTGAGGATGATGTGTATTGTTGTAGAGGACAGTATCTGGGTGCAGAAACACcgtctgttaacatgtctatagTTCTGAATCCcatgtctgtctgttaacatgtctatagTTCTGAATCCcatgtctgtctgttaacatgtctatggttctgaatcccctgtctgtctgttaacatgtctatggttctgaatcccctgtctgtctgttaacatgtctatggttctgaatcccctgtctgtctgttaacatgtctatggttctgaatcccctgtctgtctgttaacatgtctatggttctgaatcccctgtctgtctgttaacatgtctatagttctgaatcccctgtctgtctgttaacatgtctatggttctgaatcccctgtctgtctgttaacatgtctatggttctgaatcccctgtctgtctgttaacatgtctatggttctgaatcccctgtctgtctgctacagtctgttaacatgtctatagTTCTgaaccccctgtctgtctgttaacatgtctatggttctgaatcccctgtctgtctgttaacatgtctatggttctgaatcccctgtctgtctgttaacatgtctatggttctgagtcccctgtctgtctgctacagtctgttaacatgtctatagttctgaatcccctgtctgtctgttaacatgtctatagttctgaatcccctgtctgtctgttaacgtgtctatggttctgaatcccctgtctgtctgttaacatgtctatagTTCTgaaccccctgtctgtctgctacagtctgttaacatgtctatggttctgaatcccctgtctgtctgttaacatgtctatggttctgaatcccctgtctgtctgttaacatgtctatggttctgaatcccctgtctgtctgttaacatgtctatggttctgaatcccctgtctgtctgttaacatgtctatagttctgaatcccctgtctgtctgttaacatgtctatggttctgaatcccctgtctgtctgttaacatgtctatggttctgaatcccctgtctgtctgctacagtctgttaacatgtctatggttctgaatcccctgtctgtctgttaacatgtctatggttctgaatcccctgtctgtctgttaacatgtctatggttctgaatcccctgtctgtctgttatcatgtctatggttctgaatcccctgtctgtctgctacagtctgttaacatgtctatagttctgaatcccctgtctgtctgttaacatgtctatagttctgaatcccctgtctgtctgttaacatgtctatggttctgaatcccctgtctgtctgttaacatgtctatagTTCTgaaccccctgtctgtctgctacagtctgttaacatgtctatagttctgaatcccctgtctgtctgttaacatgtctatggttctgaatcccctgtctgtctgttaacatgtctatggttctgaatcccctgtctgtctgttaacatgtctatggttctgaatcccctgtctgtctgttaacatgtctatggttctgaatcccctgtctgtctgttaacatgtctatagTTCTgaaccccctgtctgtctgctacagtctgttaacatgtctatggttctgaatccctgtctgtctgctacagtctgttaacatgtctatggttctgaatcccctgtctgtctgttaacatgtctatggttctgaatcccctgtctgtctgttaacatgtctatggttctgaatcccctgtctgtctgctacagtctgttaacatgtctatggttctgaatcccctgtctgtctgttaacatgtctatggttctgaatcccctgtctgtctgttaacatgtctatggttctgaatcccctgtctgtctgctacagtctgttaacatgtctatagTTCTgaaccccctgtctgtctgttaacatgtctatagttctgaacccctgtctgtctgctacagtctgttaacatgtctatggttctgaatccctgtctgtctgttaacatgtctatggttctgaatcccctgtctgtctgttaacatgtctatagttctgaatccctgtctgtctgctacagtatgttaacatgtctatggttctgaatcccctgtctgtctgttaacatgtctatggttctgaatccctgtctgtctgttatcatGTCTATAGTTCTGAatcccccctgtctgtctgttaacatgtctatggttctgaatcccctgtctgtctgttatcatgtctatggttctgaatcccctgtctgtctgctatagtctgttaacatgtctatagttctgaatcccctgtctgtctgttaacatgtctatggttctgaatcccctgtctgtctgttaacatgtctatagttctgaatccctgtctgtctgctacagtctgttaacatgtctatggttctgaatcccctgtctgtctgttatcatGTCTATAgttctgaatcccctgtctgtctgttaacatgtctatggttctgaatcccctgTCAGTCTGTTATCATGTCTATAgttctgaatcccctgtctgtctgttaacatgtctatggttctgaatccctgtctgtctgtctgttaacatgtctatggttctgaatccctgtctgtctgttaacatgtctatggttctgaatccctgtctgtctgttaacatgtctatggttctgaatcccctgtctgtctgttaacatgtctatggttctgaatcccctgtctgtctgttaacatgtctatggttctgaatcccctgtctgtctgttaacatgtcta is a genomic window of Oncorhynchus keta strain PuntledgeMale-10-30-2019 unplaced genomic scaffold, Oket_V2 Un_contig_4111_pilon_pilon, whole genome shotgun sequence containing:
- the gpr19 gene encoding probable G-protein coupled receptor 19; translation: MVYAQSTDSIKPSLLPLLFPSFTLPMTFNLSDRGNTSSATPSIWNHDALSSSSSSSSSSSGLQNTTQVWYELTPAEVAVLGLVFSLLWLVSILGNVLVCVVIHRSRRSQSTTNYFVVSMACADLLLSLGCAPFILLQVTCGGWPLSAAACKTVRYLQHLCPGVQVYVLLSVCVDRFYTIVYPLSFKVSREKAKRMILASWMLDAAFVSPCLFFYGSETAAAEDGGGHCDFFLPAGSWEGVLYGSVHLLLGFLVPAVLIVWFYQRVVHYIWRIGADGHTVRRTMNIVPRTKVKTIKMFLMLNVVFLLTWTPFYVVQVWHPSEAPGPSRQGALVFCCVVWVSFSSAASKPSLYSVYNANFRRGMRETFCTSSMKCYRSNAYTITASSRMAKSNYVGVVDIPVATKTTLTKDSVYDTFDREAKEKKLAWPIRANPPNTFV